The genome window GGCCCAGACGCGGAAGGCCTCCCCGGCTTCCGCATCCATCGCGCTCTCCGCCATGGCCTCGTCCACGGCCCGCGTGTGGTGCGCGACGCAGTCTTTCGCCACATTCGCCGCGCGCGCCCCCCTCCGTTCGGCTTGCGCGGTTTCCGTCCATTGATCCATCAACAGTGTGTAGGTGTTTTGCGCTTCCACCAGCGCCGTGTGCGCCATCTGGCGCCGTTTTTGGCGTAGCCAGACGCCAAGAGCGTCGTCATTTCGCAAGACGCCAAGAGCGTCGTCATTTCGCCAGACGCCAAGAGCGTCGTTATTCCGCAAGGCGCCGAGGGCGGAATCGTCCCTCCCCCTTTCTTCCGTATCCGGCATGAGTGCTTCGCCCGGTATGCGCATCACCGCTGCCCCATGAAGGTTCCGCCGCCGGAATTGAGATAATTGCCCCAGAGCGCGTCGCGGCCTCCGAAGGTGTTCATGGGATCCAGCAAATTGGCGGTCACGCCGCTCATTGCCGTGCGCGCCCGCTGTTTGGCCGCCTTTTTCTGCACGTTCCAGTCAAGCGCGTTCATATCCCCGGTATACAGCGCCTGCAGGGCGGAAACCTCGCCGTCCGCCTCGATGGAGGCCAGAACGTTGACCGGCGTTCCCTCGTTGACGTCCACACCCCGCCCGCCATAGGCCGCCATTGTGGACGACGCCTTGCGCGCCGCTTGCAGCCGCTCCAGGTAGGCGTTGTTCCGCCCTTCCTGGAGCGCGTTTTTACGCCTGGCGTCCGCGAACTTGGCGCTTTTGTTCGCTTCCGCGTAGGCGCTGAGGCCGCCCAGGATATTCCCGGTGGTCCCCATGCCCTCTCTGTACGATTCCGCGATGGGCTTGAACGGCCCCGCGTGCGCCGTGCCGCCTGATCCTGCCATAGTCATTCCTCCCCGGCCCGCGTTCCGCCCGCCCGGAAGGCTTGCGGGCCTGTTTGCGTGTGTTCCGGGCACATCCGCGTGTTCCCCCTACGCCACTATGGACAATAGAAACCTGTCCTGCGCGTTGGGCCCGCTTTTGCGGGCCACCCCTTCCACGGAAAACCCCAGCGAGCGCGTGAGCCAGGCCAGGGATTTCGCGTTATGGGTGTGGCAATAGGCCTCCACCCGGTGGCAGCCCGCCCGCAGCAGCCGCCCGATCATCTCCCGGCCCAGCTTGACCGTGAGCACCGGCAACTTGTCCGTAAGGGGCGAACTGACGGCCCATAACAGCCCGCAGCCCTGCTCCATCCAGCCGCCGTAGAAGAAGGCCGGTTCGCCGTTGTAGAGGAGCGTGTGGCCGCCCTCCCAGCCCTGGAGCAGAAACGCCCTGTCGATGCCCGCG of uncultured delta proteobacterium contains these proteins:
- a CDS encoding hypothetical protein (Evidence 5 : No homology to any previously reported sequences), which produces MAGSGGTAHAGPFKPIAESYREGMGTTGNILGGLSAYAEANKSAKFADARRKNALQEGRNNAYLERLQAARKASSTMAAYGGRGVDVNEGTPVNVLASIEADGEVSALQALYTGDMNALDWNVQKKAAKQRARTAMSGVTANLLDPMNTFGGRDALWGNYLNSGGGTFMGQR
- a CDS encoding hypothetical protein (Evidence 5 : No homology to any previously reported sequences), with the translated sequence MDITVVDFKPEHYDAMPLRAEDAMDLAGIDRAFLLQGWEGGHTLLYNGEPAFFYGGWMEQGCGLLWAVSSPLTDKLPVLTVKLGREMIGRLLRAGCHRVEAYCHTHNAKSLAWLTRSLGFSVEGVARKSGPNAQDRFLLSIVA